The Prionailurus viverrinus isolate Anna chromosome C1, UM_Priviv_1.0, whole genome shotgun sequence DNA window AGGCTCCTCCGGGCTGCCCCCTGTGGGGAGCTTAGGGAAGCATGGTCTCTATCCTCTATCTGCTGgaggcggaggggtgggggggggggggtcctctccCGCAGGGCTACGCAGGAAGGGAGGCGGCCTCCCCAACCCTTACAGagccatctccccacccccgccgcctTACACACCCCGGGCCGACTGCGGATTAGCTTGGACGGAAGCCTGATCCTAGGGTGTCTGGGTTCCCATTTTACCATCTCTGAGAACCCTGTGAGCCTTAACACCTAAGCCGCCGCATCTCAGCTTCCCTCGCGGCCACTCCcagtttaagaaagaaagaaaaaaaaaaaaaaaaccgacaACATTTGGGCCTGGAAGGTCCCCAAGACTGCTTAGCGGGATGGGAGTATGTAGGTCACTAAAGGACCGTCGCTACACCCCGAGGACTTTTGCCCACTACCACCTATAAAGACCTCCTAATCCCTGCTGTACTTACACTATCCCTCACTCTTACTGATCCCCCATTTTTCTAATCCTTGTAATATGTAGTCAGTAGAAACCTCTTGTTAATTCAAACCCTAATTTTGGTAGAAATGGTTATTAGGGAGGAAAGAATGGTGTGATACGCCCTCCctctggggcccctggatggAGCAAGCTAGGGGAGGGGCACAAGATAGTAAACCCAGAGGGAAGAGGGCAAGGTCAGAAGAGAGGCTTGTCAATGGGGATGGggacggggcggggtgggggtgcggtTGCTCACTAGGGCAGAGGAGGTAACTGGAGCCGTACTTCTATCCCTGGGCCTGAGCAGTAGCCTCTCGCTACCGTTGGCTTTCTCTTTAAGAGGATAGATAGCCCAAtgcagcccctctcccccattcactctcacAGCAACTATGTACTGACACCTGCTTAGTGCAGGAATATGACAGAGGATATATAGAGGAGCTCGGTATCTAGTCAGGAAGCCAAATGTATAAGCTGCTATTAGAAGATAGtccccaaacaaaaccaaaaacaactaAATGCACAGTTACTGGCCATCAACTATGCACCAGGGTCAAGAAACAGATATGAACAAAACAGTGAGTACCAGTGCAGTGGGGACCCAGGGGAAGGCATAGTTAACTGTGCTTATTTATGTGTGCTGGGGCTGTGGGAAGAACTTCAGGAAGGCTTCAGAGAGGTGGGGATCAGACATCTGCATTTTGAAGTACAAAAAGGAGTTTGCTGGGTGGAGAAGGGAGGAGTttacaggggaggggaagggaagggtatTGTGGACCAAGGGAATTGTGTGAATAATGACACATTATTGACACAGAATAATGACACATTCTGAGATCTCTGAGAAATTTGGGATtctgagaggggcagagtggcAAGAGGCAAGCCTGAAATGGGGAGCAGGGGTCAGCTGAAGCACAGCCTTGTAGGCCATGTTGAGGGTTAGCAGTTTAGGGAGGGCTCTCAGAGCTGTGACCAAtcaagtttacatttaaaaaaaattttttttaaggtttatttttgagagagagagagagagagagacagatagacagaacgtgagttggggaggggcagagagagagggagacccagaatccaaagcaggctccaggctgtgagctgtcagcacagagcccgacgtggggcttaggcccacaaactgcgagatcatgacctgaactgaagtcggattctcaactgactgagccacccaggtgcccctcaagtttacatttttaactgGAGGCACAGAGGTCAGAAAAGGCTGCAGCAGTCAGTCAGTAATCCCAGTAAGAAATGGCCTGAACCAAGTACAAGTGAGTGTTGacgtatatgcatacatacacaggtttttaagagaaagaattgTCAGCATTTTGTGGTCAATGAGatgggggaaggaagcagagtgaggagaCCAGGATGCTCTCAGGTTTCTGGCTGGAGTGACTGAATGCAGGGTGGGCCATTTTTCTGAGGACACTGGAGAGGGAGAGCTGGTTGGGACATGTAGAATTTGGGGGGCCTATGGATGGTTGCAGAGTTGGATAGCAGTCGGATCTGGGCTGGAGACACATCTGAGAGTCACCAACACCTGATGGTTCTTGAAGCTATAGCAGAAGATTAGTTCATCTGGGAAGACGTGCACAGAATAAGGAGACAGCCTGCCTCGGAGAGCTGAGGGAAAACCCTATGCAGGAGACCGCGAATCAACAGAGAAGGAGTAGGAATACCACAAAGGGAGGTGTTACCAGAGGGAAAGGGACTGGGAAGGAGCATCCAGCTCCTCCACACTGCTTTGCCCCCACAGCTAAGTTGCCACGACTTCAGGCACCCCACCCTGTCCTGCTTTGActcattcttctgcttctccttTGCAGACCAGATGTTTGCCATCCAGCCAGGGGTAGCTGAGGGGGGCCAGTTTCTGGGGGGCCCACCTGGAGTATGTCAGCCTGAGCTCCAACCAGACAGCAACTCCAACTTCATGGCGAATGCCAAAGATGCCAATGAGAATTGGCATGGGATGCCAGGCCAGGTGGAGCCCAGCCTGATGAGAGGCTCCTCTGAGTTGCCCTCTGACAACCAGGCCTTCCAGGCCCCTGGACTCCCTGATGGGGAGGTCCGCAGCCCACCAGAGGGGGCAGAAATCGCCGGAGCTGAGCTGGAGAAGATGAGCGGCGCCAGCACAGTCTGCTCCCCTCTGGAGGACAACGGCTATGCCAGCAGTTCCCTGAGCACCGACAGCCCCAGCAGCAGCCCTGAGCCTGTCTGTGGGACCCCTCGAGGCCCAGGCCCTCCAGATCCCCTTCTGCCCTCAGTGGCCCAGGCTGTGCAGCAGCTGCAGGCTCAGGAGCGCTACAAAGAGCAGGAAAAGGAGAAGCATCATGTGCACTTGGTGATGTACCGTCGCCTGGCCCTGCTGCAGTGGATCCGGGGCCTGCAGCACCAGTTGGTTGACCAGCAGACCCGTCTGCAGGAGAGCTTCGACACCATCCTGGACAACCGAAAGGAGCTTATCCGTTGTCTCCAACAGAGGGCGGTCCCATCCAGGCCCCAGGATCAGGGCTAAGGGTGTGCCTCCACAGGGGTGCAGGggtacatgtatatatttgtagGCATGTGTATGGTTGCGCACAAGTAAGTACATGATTATTGCTGGTATGAGTGCAGATAAGCGTGAGTATGTATGTGCTATCATGTAGGCAGGTCCAGGCGTGTGTGAATCAGCACCTGTGCATCAGCTTGTGTGTGCCATGCGTACACATGAGCTAACTGATGTGCAggtctgtgtgtgggtgtgtacatatgtgtgtgtgtagcatgTATGTAAGAGGGagtatgtttgtatatgtatgcatGAACCAGGTGTCCaacagtgtgtatatatgtgcacgAGTGAGGATATATATGCaaaaggtatgtgtgtgtgcatatgaatGAGTTTGAGTGTGCAGGCTTGTGGTGGGTGTCTGTGAGTGAGCCCTTGTGTGTGCAGGCCTTTGTGTGCAAGTGCAGGCATGGGAAGGGTGTATTAGAAGCATGGATTTGCAGGCCGACTCACTAGCAGGTGTGTGCAAATACATATTCAGTTGTGTATGTCGGGCATCCACACTCTGTGTTACCCATTGTCAATCCTAGCCTTTTTTTCTCCACAGGGTCCAATTGTTCCCTGGAGAGAGGGCTAGCGTCATTTATCTGAGGGTTGTGCTGATCCACTCTCCTGGGATTTCCCAGGCCACCTCTCCTATTCCTTCCCCATCACTCCTCCCAGACTTTGCTCTACTGAAGCTGTTGTCCCTGATGGTGGATTTGCTGTAGGAAGTGTGGTGGCTGCTCTGGCCTGCCATGGCTTTTTGAGCAATTGGTAGAGAATTAGTATGAGGGAGGGAAGCTGGGGGTGGTGATTGACACGTggcagggatgggggatgggATCAGAGAAGAAGATAAAGAACTGTCCCTCTTGAACTCTGCCCTGGGGCACATGGGAGATGGGGACGGGGGAGATGATAAGGGAGATGATAACGGCAGAACCCTGTGAAGAATAGGAGAGTGGGAATTCTAAAATATCAGTTTGAAACAAACCACCCTTCTCCACAGCAAAGGAGCTGTTGCAGACCATATTGATTTCAGCTTCTGATGAAAGCGAATGTGTGCTTATAAGCTTGCAAGGAATTGGCATGGTATTCCAAGgctattgggaaaaaaaaatctgtttcctctctgtgcctctactCGCTGTGCCTTTCTGGCTTTAGCAACACTGGACGTCAAATTAGGTTGGTCTGTTTTTTCTGAAATCAGGCTGTCTGGGCCCAGAGGAGCCACATTAacctttggtgggggggggggggggggggggggacagtgagTGTCAGCTCAGCCCAGCCTCTGGAAGCTCTTAGCATGTTGGGTCATAATCCCTTCTGTCACTGCATGGCCCTTTAAATGGGGGTTGACAGGCTAGAGCAGAGGCTCTGTGAAAAGGAGAGTGGGTGAATTTTGGGGAGAACCAAGGACTAAGGTAGCCAAGCTCTCTGCTTTACCTCTGGAGCCATGAGGATGCAAGATCCTGATGAGTGAGCAGTGGCATGATGCTTACtctccttatctgcaaaatgggggtgcTCTATCTGTAAAGAATTCTATCCctgatgggtgggtgggtgaaagGTATAGGGAGTGAGGCTGAAGCAATGGTCCTGGGGGCTTTTGTGTCTAGCCCTTGCATGTTGACTATGAACCTGGCCTCTGGACCAAGCCATGGTGAATAAACTGGGGCAGAGAAATGCATTTCTTGAGTTTGTGTTTCTATTCTACCCATTGCCTGGTGGCCTCTTTTCCATGGCGTCTGAGGTGCCCTTTTGGACTGGAAGCTGGGGGACAGATGTGGGGGCAGTCACTGGGGAGGAGGTATTCAGCCTGCTGTGGCTGATGGGGCTGGCAAGAGGTCTCTCCTCAAGGGCCTCTCAGTCTGACAGGGGAGACTTGGCCTGAGAGCCCCGTATGGGATTGTTCTCATCCTGAGGCACCTTTGAGCCTGAAGATGGGGGGTGGGTAGGCATCGATTGTGAGGGATACATAtgctcccccccacacactcctATTCAACCCTGCCCTAGAGCCACCACTTCCCTGAAGGGTGCCCTGACTGCAAAACACTGAGTTAGGCTCCTCAGCTGGTTCTGACACATATGTGGTTATAACACATGTATATGACTTCAGATATTTGCTGTGCCAATCTAGACTACACTTATTTTACATTGGTTTGTATGATGACTTATTAATTAGTTTATCAAAAATTCAttatttgttggggcgcctgggtggctcagtcggttaagtggcccacttcggctcaggtcatgatcttgcggtctgtgagttcaagccccacgtcgggctctgtgctgacagctcagagcctggagcctgtttcagatgctgtgtctccctctctctgaccctcccccgttcatgctctgtctctctctgtgtcaaagataaataaacgttaaaaaaaaaaaatttaaaaaaaatttcattatttgtataAAGAAaggttatctattgctgcatgaCCAATTACCCTCAAACTTAGGGACTTAAAACAATACTCATTTGTTATCTCATGatttctgtaggtcaggaatCTCTCACAAGGCTGTAAGCAAGGTGTTAATCCAGGGTCTGTGGTCTTATTTGTTGGGAACATTCAGTTCCTTAAGGGCCATTGGCTGGAGGTCACtttcagttccttgccatgtgggtTCTCCCAACATGACAACTCACTTCATCAAAGCACGGCAGCCAAGAAAGTGATAGGGTACTAGCAAGACAGAGGTCATGATTTTCTGCAACCTACTCACAGAAAGAACAACCCCTCAAtgttgccatattctattggttaaaAGCAAGTTACTCAAAGAGAGGATATTATACAAGGCTGTAATTACTAGGACGAAGAGGCTATCTAACACAGAaggcgtcttttttttttttaagagagagcacatgcatgcacagtGGGAGGGGTGGTgtgaggtgaggaggggagaggggggagagagagagagagagagagagagagagagagagagagagagagaatcttaaccaggttccatgcccagagcacagcctgacatggggctcaatctcataaccctgagatcatgacttgatccaaaatcaagagttggatgctaaatggactgagccacccaggtatccccacAGAAGGCATTTTTTGATTGATTAAATAAGGGCatattttatgattgttttttaatCACAGAAGTAAAAATTATGTTCTACTTATATAAACTGAAACATTTCAGAGAAATATAATGTCTCCCTGTACTTCTCCCCAAaaagatgtatatttttaaacttcacaaAGTGTACTTTTCACTGAAACAGCGACCCAAGGTATTAATAATTCTTGTCATCTTGACATTGGACATTTAAACAGAAACAATATGGAACCAGTTTTAACAAATTCCACTTATTAAGAGATGTTGTTCTAGCAAAGAGCTATAGCTAAATTCAAACAATTGAAAACTAgtaaaaggaaacctcatttagaaTGGAGttgggggggctcctgggtggctcagtcagttaagcctcagacttcggcttaggtcatgatctcatcactcatgggttcgagccctgagtctggactctgtgctgacagctcagagcctggagcctgcttcagattccgtgtctcctttctctgatcctcctccactcatgctctgtgtgtctctctcaaaagtaaaaaaacatttaaaaatttttcttaaatggagttgggaggccagaagggggagctcACACCCCTATCACTCCTAGTCAATTGCAGAACCAACAGGAAGGGACTACCTTGCATTCCAGACAGGAAGAACCCTATACTTTACTACCCAAGCTGGAGGAAGAAAGGTTTTCTCCTTGcctggcaacagcccagccaatgagagactgtcaTTACTCAGCTAGTGATGGCCTCTACACTTCAAACTCCCAGGTTACTCCAAtgaatttttgtttataatagctCCTCCCAATGGTTTGCTGAAGCTTGATTATTCTGAATTGCAATTCTTTGCTATCTCCAAATAAACCCATCTCTCCTGGTAAAGtaactgacagttttatttttaaggttaacaactTTAACCATGGAGATTTCTAACAAGGAGACAACGTCAAGCTCTCAGAGCACAAGACAGTGAATTTTTAGAAGGGGCTCTTTCCTAAGTGTGTGAAGGCTCTTCTGAGCATAGCCAgcagttaagagcacagactctgaaacCAGACCCCTGGATTTGGATGTTGGCACcattgctttctgtctctgtgaccCTTGGGGTAAGTCAATTacattctctgtgcctcagtttcctcatcttaaaatggagacaatagtAGTAACCACCTCACAGGATTGttggaaagattaaatgaatatataatatgcaaaataCTTAGAACTCCACTTGGTATATAGTAAACTGCATTAATGACAGTTATTATAAATAGTGCTTTTGTGATACacacttaaaattttcattaaaaaatcaaaattttctggggcacctgggtggctcagtcagttaagtgtctgacttcggctcaggtcattatctcacagtttgtgggttcgagccctgcatcgggctctgtgctgacaacttggcacatggagcctgtttcagattctgtgtctctctctcactctctgcccctcccccactcacactctgtccatctctctctctctctctcaaaaataataaaataaagatatattaaaatcaaatttttcCTTAAGGAAATTCAATCTAAAATTTGaaagtcatcttttaaaaaaagctttaaaaaataaagctgcttgggtgcctgggtggctcagtcagttacgtgtccgacttcagctcaggtcacgatctcacagtttgtgagtttgagccccatgtcgggctctgtgctgacagctcagagcctggagcctgcttcggattctgtgtctccctctctctgcccctgtcccactcgcactctttctctctcaaaaataagtaaatgttaaaaaagaaagaaagaaagaaaaaaccttgttaaataaataaataaatgaggcagGACTCCAGTGGCTGCTGTTGCCCATCAGCTATGCTGGAGCTGCTGACACCACTGCTGTACTTCGTATGTGGAGCAGGCAGGGTCCAGAGACTCTCTAGACTACCTCCGTCTCTTCACCTGTGGCAACTGTACAGTCTGAATGAGGAAATGAACCTGAAGATGCTTCATATGCATTAAAACACAAAAGGCCTGGTGGAGCCCTCCTCTGCCCTTGAGCAGGTCTTGCCTGAACAGGCAGATGAGACTTGCATCCCAAAGACTAATGCACAAGCCATTCTGAGCCTAGGAGAGGGGAAACCTGGCTGGCCCTCTGTGCAGCTCTCTCGACCAGAGACTTCTTTATTGAGaggttattttaaattatttatttatttgagagagagggagagaaagaatcttaagcagtctccacacttagcacagagactgacaggGGTCTCCGTCTCacaattatgagatcatgacctgaatagaaatcaagagtgggacacttaaccaactgagccacccacgcaccctgggaagttgttttaaaatcattGGGTGGGGATTGCTTAGTCCCTGGGACTGTGAGGGGAGTAGGGAAGGTCCATGCTCTAAGGAGGGGATTAGCCACCTTCCCCTTCCAGCCAGAATGGAAGCGGAGCAAGGAAGAATGGACTAGGAGCAAGGAAGTGTAACTAGGTTTCTGGTGCTACCTGAGGAGTCCTGCTTAGTAAGAAGAAGGAGGGTTGAGATTGAGGCTGATAACCAGAGACCCACAGGGGCAGGGCACATAGCAGAAGCCTGAGCAGGCTCCAAGGACAGGATAAGGCATGGAAGGGATTGGCGGGGAGGGAACGCAGGGCTGGGTCCtctggggagagaaaaaagggcTAGTTCCATGGAAAGCTTTTTCTCTCCTAGGAGAGAAATAGGTCATCTCCGGTAAGTGTGGCAGAGGGATTGGGATTAAAGCCTGGGGTacagggaggcagggagtgaACTTGGAACTGAGGAAGAGTGTAAAAATTGGGGGGCATAGGAGGCTTCAGAATGTGGTGGGTAGGCTCCCCAGCCTGGCTTATCAGGGCTGTGTGGTGGCTATCTCAAAGGAGATTGAATGCCCCCTCGTGGCAGCCTGTGACCTGTCTGCCAGCCTCTGTTTCCTATAAGCTTCATGGGGAAACCCATGCTTTGGGGTCTCCTAATCATGGGGTGAACAGGTGACAGGAACAGGAAAGTGATGAAATCTGTGAGCACCTGATCTAGGAAGGCTCCCTGAAGGAAGAAGTTCCTAGAGGATGAGTAGAAATTGA harbors:
- the CC1H1orf216 gene encoding UPF0500 protein C1orf216 homolog, with the translated sequence MFAIQPGVAEGGQFLGGPPGVCQPELQPDSNSNFMANAKDANENWHGMPGQVEPSLMRGSSELPSDNQAFQAPGLPDGEVRSPPEGAEIAGAELEKMSGASTVCSPLEDNGYASSSLSTDSPSSSPEPVCGTPRGPGPPDPLLPSVAQAVQQLQAQERYKEQEKEKHHVHLVMYRRLALLQWIRGLQHQLVDQQTRLQESFDTILDNRKELIRCLQQRAVPSRPQDQG